The DNA sequence CCAGTGGAACACCAGCATCTGCCTCCATTACCCTCCTTGTCAAAGCCCCCAGAACCACCAGCCTTGTGGCTGCCTTGTCTTCAGCCATCCTGAACCCGGGTACTGCCAGTTGCTGCCACCTGGTGAGGAAGGTTGGGAACTTGGAAACCAATGACCTTAAGTGAAATGAATGCTCTCAGTGTGTTTTTCCTCTCTGAACCTGTAGTTTGGCCAGCTGGTCCAAGCACAGCTGCTCCTCTGGGTGGGAGAAAAAGCCAGCCATCACAGCAGATCACAGGCCCTGAGCTTGGAACCTGAGTAGGGAGACTAATGAGGGGGGCCCCAGAGACATAAGGACAAGGAGAGAACGTGCTGGAGTAACCCTGCTTTTTACCCTAGGAGGCAGGAAGCAGTTCCAGCAGCCCCAAGAtgcctggaggagggagaggcatAGACCAAAAAGGTTCTCTCTTTGGTTTCCAATAACAGATAGAGTcttccaggctggattgcagcaGCCACATTCAGATGCCCATCCagggacaaaaagaaaaatttaaaaagctaggGAGGGAGTGTGGAGGAATGGGCTCCAGAGTCGGGGGGAGCGATTGCTCAGCTGCATCTGAGGGCCATGAGTACCTCCTCCAGGGTCCCCTGTCACCTGCCTCCCTGCAGTCCCCGGGACCCTCAGCCTGAACTCCCAGCTGCAGATGCCTGGTGACACACTGAGCCTGACTCTTCTGCTGAGCCAGGAGGCCACCGACCTGAGCTGGTTCCTGAGGCACCCAGGGAGCCCCAGTCCCATCCTCCTGCAGCCAGGGACACAGGTGTCTGTGACTTCCAGCCACGGCCAGGCTGCCCTCAGTGTCTCCAACATGTCCCATCACTGGGCAGGTAGCCAGTCTGTCCTCTCCttgcctcctttctccttcctcttacttcccttcttcctcctcttccttcgcTGCTTTCCTTCACCTCTTCTTCCCAcgcctccctcccccctccttccttcttttctttccacttCTTTCTCACCCTTTTCATCTTTCCACTTACCCATTCTGGGGAAACAAAGGCTAAGAGGTCCCTTGGTGTGAAAAATTGCAATgtggaaaattctaaaaatggcCAGCTGTTTTCACTGTGGTCTGGGACTTCTGAGACCCTTTTCAGGGTTTACAAAGTCACAACTATTGTCCTAATATGCTAAGATGTCATTTACCCCTTTCACTCCCACTCCCTCAGGTGTAGACAGTGGCCCTTTCCAGAGGTTACAGGGCCATCATAAGATTGAATGCAAAAGCAGATGGGAGAACCCAGACATGGGCGAGATTTgcaaacatgtaaaaaaaaaatcacttgtctaattatgttttggaaaatgtagttacttttcataaaaatgtttctgtTAACAAAAATACTACAATGTGGAGAATGCGGAGGATATAGTGTCAATGTCTGCTGAGAACAGATCCATGCTTTTCAAGATGCTAAAATGGCAGGGGTGGTGCAGGAAGGGCATCTGCTCTAGGGAGAGCATGAAATTCATGGGCATGGGCTGATAAAAAGAGATCTCTTCTACCTCCTAGAAATCCTTCTTGGGGACAGGGAACACCCACCAAAGGGGCCATCCTGGGACCTTGCTTGCTGGGGTTAAGCACTGGGTGGCAGGCAGAGGACGGGAGCAAGGCTGTGGCTTGGAAAGTAGCAGCGATTCTGTGGTGCAGCAGGGCCCAGAGGAGCCACGTAGCGCAGCAGACACGTGTCTGCAGGTGAGTACATGAGCTGCTTTGAGGCCCAGGGCTTCAAGTGGAACCTGCACGAGGTGGTGAGGGTGCCCTTGAAGGCGACAGATGTGGCTCGACTTCCAGACCAGCTGTCCATCTCCCGTGCCACCTCCCCTGGCTTCCAGCTGAGCTGCTGCATCCCCAGCACAAACCTGGCCTACACCGTGACCTGGAGCCCTGGAGAGGGCAGCAAAGGTATGAGAAGGGGCCAGCAGTCAGGGGTCAGAGGGACCAGGGGGCAGCTAGTCTCCTCCAGGCAACTGAGTCTTTAGCTCATGAGAAACAGAGGCCACAGTTCAACCAGAGAGTGGGGTCCAAAGCCCACACTGCTTTCTACCCCATCAGAGCCTTGCCACGTCTATTGCCATAACATAACCGCATGTGTAGAGGAAACTTTTGCAAAATGCTGTTATCTACACAATCTCATTTAACTCTATGGAATTCATTTGATGATagtccccattttacaaatgtggaaatGGTGGAAACTGAGTCCTAGAGCTTGTTAGAGACCCCACAGTCCCCTCCAGCAAAATCCAAGCTCTCTTCCTCTGCCCAAGTGGAGCCCACACATCATTTGGCTCTTCCCCACAGCTTCCTCTGTTTCTGAATTGCTAGAAAGACTGAAACAGCATGTCAGAGCCTGCTGGGTTCCAGGCCTGTCCCTGGCCCAATGACAGTTCCCTTCTTTCGTTTtgccctcagcctcctccttCAACGAGTCAGGCTCTCAGTGCTTTGTGTTGGCTGTTCAGCACTGCCCAATGACTGACACCGTGTACACTTGTGACCTGCAGAGCCCTGGCCTGGCTCCACTCAGGGTCCCCAtctccatcaccatcatccagGGTACGTAGGGCTTGGGGTCCAGTGGGCGGGTCTCAGCTGCTTGCCTTGGGAGCATGGGCTCTCTTGCATGGCGCATCCCTGCCCTGGGCAACAGGACCAGGCTTCGGGGCCCGCACATGCTTCTGCCCAAGAAGAGGCTCCGGTGAGGCTGTGATTGCTGAGTACCCCCTGCTTGTCATTCTTCAGATGGGGACATCACCTGCCCTGAGGACACCTCAGTGCTTACCTGGAATGTCACCAAGGCTGGCCACGTGGCACAGGCCCCATGTCCTGAGAGCAAGAGGGGCATAGTGAGGAGGTTTTGTGCAGCTGACGGAGTCTGGGGGCCTGtccacagcagctgcacagaTGCGAGGCTCCTGGCCTTGTTCACTAGAGCCAAGGTGAAGCTTCCACCCTGCTGCCCACATGCCCCTCCacagcccaccccagcctctctaGGACCCAGCTTGCAGACCCTCTTCCCCGAGGCCCAACCCACAAGCTGCTCAGCTTCTCTGAACTGGAGCCCTAGCAGAGCCAGGAAGTAGGTGTGGGAGGGCTCAAGGGGGCCAGCAATCTCCATGGGGCTGGGATGCTCTTCTCAAACCATCATTCTACTACGTGTCCCGCTTCCTGCTGTCTTGTCTGTCTCAGCTGCTGCAGGCAGGCCAGGGCAGTCCTGCTGAGGAGGTACCACAGATCCTGGCGCAGCTGCCAGGGCAGGCGGCAGAGGCAAGTTCACCCTCCGACTTACTGACCCTGCTGAGCACCATGAAATACCTGGCCAAGGCGGTGGCAAAGGCCAGAATACAGCTTGACCGCAGCGCCCTGAAGGTGAGATCTCTGAGCCACAGTGGTTGCCAGCTGGGCAGTCAGGGGGTGAAGACTCCCCATCTGTGGGCACTTCTGTCCCTCTGACATCACCATGGGCTGTCAGGCAGCAGACCTTTCCAGAGTCCAGGGTCCTGCTCCTGGTCCATTTCTTCTCTCAGACACCAGCCTCTGAGGCTGCAGAATGGAGAAGGCCTGGCGCTGGGAGCACATGGGGGCTGGAGGCAGGAAAGGGTGTGGAGACAGGAGGCCCGAGGCGTGTGTGCGCAAGCAGGCGTGTGGCTATGACACAGACAGGAAGTTTCCATGAAGACACTAAAGTGTGCTTGGCTTTGCTGGGCTCACCTAAATCGGCTCTCAGTATGGGCATCCATTGGTGACCCATGAGCTGCAGCCAAAAGTGTAACAAAGGGCAATGACATTACACACCGTTCATGCCTGGGAATACATAGCATATGTGAATGCACAGACATGCGTGTGGCCGTCACCTCCAGGACACGGTGCCCTCTATCACTGCTGGTCACCATTCCTAGCTTTGCAGACCTGGAGGTGCCAAAGAATGGGAGAAGTCCCTTCTGAGAACCTGGGTGGCCCCAAGGGATGGAGGGGGAAGAAGGCTTTTCAGCAGAGGGACTGGGTGCAGGTCAGGGGACATATCCTTAAAGATGCCCCAAGGTGGTTGGCCGAACAGCTCCCCGTTCTTCCCGTCTAGAAAGTCTCCCTTCACAGGCCtgtcttcctctcccttttctctccaaCCTTGGGTCACACCCTGGACTGGGAAGGGAAGGTGTGGGGCTGTAGTTCTCACTGCCCCCGGCTCAGTCCTGTGGGCACCAGCAGACGGGGCTCATCTTTCTGTTGGGTGCTGCAGAATCTCCTGATTGCCACAGACAAGGTCCTAGATATGGACACCAGGTCTCTGTGGACCCTGGCCCAAGCCCGGAAGCCCTGGGCAGGCTCAACTCTCCTGCTGGCTGTGGAGACCCTGGCATGCAGCCTGTGCCCACAGGACCACCCCTTCACCTTCAGCTTGCCCAATGTGCTGCTGCAGAGCCAGCTGTTTGGACCCACGTTTCCTGCTGACTACAGCATCTCCTTCCCTACTCGGCCCCCACTGCAGGCTCAGATTCCCAGGCACTCACTGGCCCCACTGGTCCGTAATGGAACTGAAATAAGTATTACTAGCCTGGTGTTGCAAAAACTGGACCACCTTCTGCCTTCAAACTATGGACAAGGG is a window from the Macaca mulatta isolate MMU2019108-1 chromosome 13, T2T-MMU8v2.0, whole genome shotgun sequence genome containing:
- the ADGRF3 gene encoding adhesion G-protein coupled receptor F3 isoform X7 — its product is MPGDTLSLTLLLSQEATDLSWFLRHPGSPSPILLQPGTQVSVTSSHGQAALSVSNMSHHWAGEYMSCFEAQGFKWNLHEVVRVPLKATDVARLPDQLSISRATSPGFQLSCCIPSTNLAYTVTWSPGEGSKASSFNESGSQCFVLAVQHCPMTDTVYTCDLQSPGLAPLRVPISITIIQDGDITCPEDTSVLTWNVTKAGHVAQAPCPESKRGIVRRFCAADGVWGPVHSSCTDARLLALFTRAKLLQAGQGSPAEEVPQILAQLPGQAAEASSPSDLLTLLSTMKYLAKAVAKARIQLDRSALKNLLIATDKVLDMDTRSLWTLAQARKPWAGSTLLLAVETLACSLCPQDHPFTFSLPNVLLQSQLFGPTFPADYSISFPTRPPLQAQIPRHSLAPLVRNGTEISITSLVLQKLDHLLPSNYGQGLGDSLYATPGLVLVISIMAGDQAFSQGEVIMDFGNTDGSPHCVFWDHSLFQGRGGWSKEGCQAQAASGSPTARCLCQHLTAFSVLMSPHTVPEEPALALLTQVGLGASILALLVCLGVYRLVWRVVVRNKVSYFRHAALLSMVLCLLAADTCFLGAPFLPPGPRSPLCLAATFLCHFLYLATFFWMLAQALVLAHQLLFVFHQLPKHRVLPLMVLLGYLCPLGLAGVTLGLYLPQGQYLREGECWLDGKGGALYTFVGPVLAIVGVNGLVLAMAMLKLLRPSLSEGPPAEKRQALLGVIKALLILTPIFGLTWGLGLATLLEEVSVVPHYIFTILNTLQGVFILLFGCLMDKKVQEALRKRFCRAQAPSSTISLVSCWLQILSSPSESMSEGIPRPSSEDMGTARS
- the ADGRF3 gene encoding adhesion G-protein coupled receptor F3 isoform X8 encodes the protein MPGDTLSLTLLLSQEATDLSWFLRHPGSPSPILLQPGTQVSVTSSHGQAALSVSNMSHHWAGEYMSCFEAQGFKWNLHEVVRVPLKATDVARLPDQLSISRATSPGFQLSCCIPSTNLAYTVTWSPGEGSKASSFNESGSQCFVLAVQHCPMTDTVYTCDLQSPGLAPLRVPISITIIQDGDITCPEDTSVLTWNVTKAGHVAQAPCPESKRGIVRRFCAADGVWGPVHSSCTDARLLALFTRAKLLQAGQGSPAEEVPQILAQLPGQAAEASSPSDLLTLLSTMKYLAKAVAKARIQLDRSALKNLLIATDKVLDMDTRSLWTLAQARKPWAGSTLLLAVETLACSLCPQDHPFTFSLPNVLLQSQLFGPTFPADYSISFPTRPPLQAQIPRHSLAPLVRNGTEISITSLVLQKLDHLLPSNYGQGLGDSLYATPGLVLVISIMAGDQAFSQGEVIMDFGNTDGSPHCVFWDHSLFQGRGGWSKEGCQAQAASGSPTARCLCQHLTAFSVLMSPHTVPEEPALALLTQVGLGASILALLVCLGVYRLVWRVVVRNKVSYFRHAALLSMVLCLLAADTCFLGAPFLPPGPRSPLCLAATFLCHFLYLATFFWMLAQALVLAHQLLFVFHQLPKHRVLPLMVLLGYLCPLGLAGVTLGLYLPQGQYLREGECWLDGKGGALYTFVGPVLAIVGVNGLVLAMAMLKLLRPSLSEGPPAEKRQALLGVIKALLILTPIFGLTWGLGLATLLEEVSVVPHYIFTILNTLQGVFILLFGCLMDKKVQEALRKRFCRAQAPSSTISLSTNEGYILEHSKGGSDTARKTDASE
- the ADGRF3 gene encoding adhesion G-protein coupled receptor F3 isoform X9; protein product: MPGDTLSLTLLLSQEATDLSWFLRHPGSPSPILLQPGTQVSVTSSHGQAALSVSNMSHHWAGEYMSCFEAQGFKWNLHEVVRVPLKATDVARLPDQLSISRATSPGFQLSCCIPSTNLAYTVTWSPGEGSKASSFNESGSQCFVLAVQHCPMTDTVYTCDLQSPGLAPLRVPISITIIQDGDITCPEDTSVLTWNVTKAGHVAQAPCPESKRGIVRRFCAADGVWGPVHSSCTDARLLALFTRAKLLQAGQGSPAEEVPQILAQLPGQAAEASSPSDLLTLLSTMKYLAKAVAKARIQLDRSALKNLLIATDKVLDMDTRSLWTLAQARKPWAGSTLLLAVETLACSLCPQDHPFTFSLPNVLLQSQLFGPTFPADYSISFPTRPPLQAQIPRHSLAPLVRNGTEISITSLVLQKLDHLLPSNYGQGLGDSLYATPGLVLVISIMAGDQAFSQGEVIMDFGNTDGSPHCVFWDHSLFQGRGGWSKEGCQAQAASGSPTARCLCQHLTAFSVLMSPHTVPEEPALALLTQVGLGASILALLVCLGVYRLVWRVVVRNKVSYFRHAALLSMVLCLLAADTCFLGAPFLPPGPRSPLCLAATFLCHFLYLATFFWMLAQALVLAHQLLFVFHQLPKHRVLPLMVLLGYLCPLGLAGVTLGLYLPQGQYLREGECWLDGKGGALYTFVGPVLAIVGVNGLVLAMAMLKLLRPSLSEGPPAEKRQALLGVIKALLILTPIFGLTWGLGLATLLEEVSVVPHYIFTILNTLQGVFILLFGCLMDKKVQEALRKRFCRAQAPSSTISLSTNEGYILEHSKGGSDTASYEERTT